The Deltaproteobacteria bacterium region ACTTTGCCAAGCTGCTGCGGTGGGCAGCCGCTTTTTTGCGTCTAATTTTCCAATGGCTTTCTAATTATCAAAGAACCATCTCTTACGGTGACGCTTTATCAAAATAGACTTTTTCAGAACCGACTATTTACTCTTTTTGTCTTTAATTAAAGCACAAGGTATGCCAGGGTGAAGGAGAGCCGGGTATCATCATGCAACCATTTGAAATAACAAGTATAAAATTATATTTCCACCCGAGGTGTTCTCCAGCTCTCGCTCATTTCCTGAAATAATCGTTCAGTCGATTGAATGAAACAATTTAAAATATTGAGCGAAAAGACCGTATCTGTCGAGATAAGCTAACCGGGCGCTTTACATGATAGAGGGTGACGAAGTACCTGACAAAAGGGGAGGCTTGGGGAGATGCGCCGTTTACATTGTCATGGATTTGCGATTAGCGGATTGTGACCCTTGGGCATGACAGTCATCGATTCCCGTTGCGAGATCGGCGCGAGCATGCTTTAATGGAAATCATTAGAGATGCATCGCCGATTTCAGCCTGTTTCGAAGGGCAAACCGTCTTGTTCGCTGCTCCGTAACAGGCCTTGCCTTGCCGGGGTATGAAGTTGCACATGCATGCCGTGGATGGGCAGATGTGTGAAAGAGGATCGGAGTGTTGCAAGCCGGTTTCGGGCTGTATGTCATCATACATATCAGAATGCTGGGCGACCGGAGCGGTTTTATCACTTGCCATGTTGGTGTATAATCGGAAGGGGTACATGACACTGGATAACGCCAACAAGAGCCCCGTAATGGGTATCGAAAGAACCGTTATTCATCTGTTCGCATACGAGCATCCTATCAATTTCCCGGCTCTCCGTCAGCAAAGCTCGGCAACAAGCTTTAGACAGGAATCCCCATGTTTATGGATGGGAGAGTGTCCGACAGAAAATGTTGTGCGTGACCCATGAAAACCGCATCCCACTGAGAATCAGATCAGCATATTGCACGCATTAGGCATTGTGGAACGCACAGACGGTTGTGTAAAGATGTCCGTGCGAAAAAGAAGGATTTATTTTAAACGGTAACGCAATGAATAGAAAAAAATCCTTAATTATTCCGACCATACTATGCGGAGGTGCGGGTACACGTCTCTGGCCACTATCCCGAGACAGTTATCCTAAACAACTTCTGCCCCTTGCATCAGAAAAGACAATGCTACAGGAAACAGCAGTTCGGATGCTTGGCTTTACCCATCCGAAAATTGACGTTTCAAATCTCCCCCTGATAGTCTGTAACGAGGAACATCGTTTCCTTGTCGCGGAACAGATGCGAAACATCGGGATTGGCCGAGCTTCGATTATCCTGGAGCCGTTCGGTCGTAACACCGCTCCTGCGCTTACCGTTGCAGCACTTCATGCGACACAAAATGGACAGAATCCTTTATTGCTTGTTATGCCTTCGGATCATGTTGTATCGGATATCAGCGCTTTTCATCGGGCGCTCACAGTGGGTGCAAGACACACCCTTTCAGGCGCGATAGTTACTTTCGGCATTGTTCCTGATGCACCGGAAACAGGTTATGGGTACATTCAAGCCGATGATGAAGCCCCGATTTCGGACGAGATTTTTCCCATTATCCGTTTTGTAGAAAAACCTGACCGAAAAGCAGCACAAAGTTATCTGGCAGCCGGTGGATATTACTGGAATAGCGGTATGTTCTTTATGCAGGCGGAAACGTGGCTGAAGGTAATCAAGCAACTGCAACCCGTGATGTTTCAAGCTTGTCATACCGCCTTTGAGCGAGGGAAACACGACACTGATTTTTTGCGACTTGATCGTGAATCGTTTGCCGCATGTCCTGCCGATTCCATCGATTATGCGGTTATGGAGAGGCTGGGTTTATTACCTGAATCAGGCACCCACGGCATAGTTATGCCAATAAATGTGGGCTGGTCCGATGTAGGGGCTTGGGACGCTGTGTGGCAGATCAGTAAAAAAGACAGCAAGGGAAATAGTGTTACCGGTGATGTTCTGTTGGAGGATACGGAGTCATCTCTGGTTATCTCCACCTCCCGTTTAGTGTCCTGTGTGGGTATCAATGAGCTTGTCGTGGTTGATGCATCCGATGCGGTTTTAATTGCAAGGAAAGACAAGGCACAAAACGTCAAGCAAATTGTGGAAAAACTTAAGGAAAAAAACCGGAAAGAGGGTAGGGTACATCGCAGAGTATATCGCCCATGGGGATGGTATGATTCTTTGGAACAAGGAGAGCGGTTTCAAGTCAAACACATTTTGCTTAACCCCGGCGCTATGCTCAGCTTACAGTGGCACAAACACCGTTCTGAGCATTGGATTATCGTTAAAGGAACGGCCAAGATCACGTACGGCGCTGAAACGATTGTTCTCAATACAAATCAATCGATTTTCATTCCCGCTGGGAAAAAGCATCGTGTAGAAAACCCTGGCCGGGATACACTCGAACTTATAGAAGTCCAGTGTGGTTCTTATCTTGGAGAAGACGATATTATCCGGCTTGAAGATCATTACGGCAGGGTATAGAAGAATTTGAGGAAAATAAAATGAAACGAATTGCACTCATCACCGGTGTCACAGGACAGGATGGCTCATATCTGGCCGAATTTCTGTTAGAAAAAGGATATGAAGTTCATGGTATTAAACGCCGTGCGTCACTTTTCAACACAGACCGGATTGACCACCTCTATCAGGATCCTCATGTGAGTGATCGCCGCTTTATCCTTCACCATGGTGATTTAACCGATTCGTCCAACTTGATTCGGGTTATTCAACAAATTCAGCCATCTGAAATATACAACCTTGCCGCCCAGTCGCATGTGGCCGTTTCCTTTGAAGTACCGGAATATACGGCCAATTCTGATGCGCTCGGTACCTTACGCCTTCTGGAAGCCATACGCATCCTGGGACTGGACAAAACAACCAGATTCTATCAGGCCTCCACTTCTGAATTGTTTGGTAAAGTTCAGGAGATACCACAAAAAGAAACAACGCCGTTTTATCCGCGCAGTCCTTACGCAGTTGCCAAATTATATGCCTATTGGATTACCGTCAACTACCGTGAGGCTTACGGGATGTATGCTTGT contains the following coding sequences:
- a CDS encoding mannose-1-phosphate guanylyltransferase/mannose-6-phosphate isomerase, yielding MNRKKSLIIPTILCGGAGTRLWPLSRDSYPKQLLPLASEKTMLQETAVRMLGFTHPKIDVSNLPLIVCNEEHRFLVAEQMRNIGIGRASIILEPFGRNTAPALTVAALHATQNGQNPLLLVMPSDHVVSDISAFHRALTVGARHTLSGAIVTFGIVPDAPETGYGYIQADDEAPISDEIFPIIRFVEKPDRKAAQSYLAAGGYYWNSGMFFMQAETWLKVIKQLQPVMFQACHTAFERGKHDTDFLRLDRESFAACPADSIDYAVMERLGLLPESGTHGIVMPINVGWSDVGAWDAVWQISKKDSKGNSVTGDVLLEDTESSLVISTSRLVSCVGINELVVVDASDAVLIARKDKAQNVKQIVEKLKEKNRKEGRVHRRVYRPWGWYDSLEQGERFQVKHILLNPGAMLSLQWHKHRSEHWIIVKGTAKITYGAETIVLNTNQSIFIPAGKKHRVENPGRDTLELIEVQCGSYLGEDDIIRLEDHYGRV